A genomic window from Silene latifolia isolate original U9 population chromosome 11, ASM4854445v1, whole genome shotgun sequence includes:
- the LOC141614559 gene encoding uncharacterized protein LOC141614559 gives MNDSLITKIQNCIHHWSSHVLSYAGRVQLLNSVLFGLDNYWCSSLLLPKEVIHHINKISKDFFWNIPTGTRRLVFKSWYAICTPWTYGGFNIKDLLSWNQALLLKWVWKLSFPDTGLWALWIKTNVLKQDSLWTVISKDQFPSCFRDVLKIRDLFISLTGSVQQAQLQINAWCAGSLFPAHLPYLFFRQLTPVGNWATTLTYSGIIPSHKIIASMAVQGQLATVDNLQRRGFSLANRCCLCECHEEDHAHLFFSCPFSTHLWSSILQWMHINRPVLPLHHELSHPVSLPTWRKHWYLISIAAVVHSVWTERNRRIFAQEKLSHSTLLNKLKFQIAVRMHMRHSELFMDSVQAV, from the coding sequence ATGAATGATTCTTTAATTACTAAAATCCAGAATTGCATTCACCACTGGTCTTCTCATGTTCTTTCCTATGCTGGTAGGGTTCAGCTCTTGAATTCTGTACTTTTTGGGTTGGATAATTACTGGTGTTCCAGTCTCCTTCTTCCTAAGGAGGTCATTCATCATATTAATAAAATCAGTAAGGACTTCTTTTGGAATATTCCTACGGGTACTAGAAGACTAGTGTTCAAAAGCTGGTATGCTATTTGTACTCCTTGGACCTATGGTGGCTTCAATATTAAGGATCTTCTCTCCTGGAATCAAGCCCTGTTACTGAAGTGGGTATGGAAGCTTTCCTTTCCTGACACTGGCTTGTGGGCTCTCTGGATCAAGACCAATGTCCTGAAACAGGATTCTTTATGGACAGTCATCAGTAAAGATCAATTCCCTTCTTGTTTCAGAGATGTTCTCAAAATTAGGGACCTCTTTATCTCTCTCACTGGGTCTGTCCAGCAAGCTCAGCTTCAGATTAATGCTTGGTGTGCTGGATCTCTTTTCCCTGCTCATCTTCCTTACTTGTTCTTTAGACAGCTTACGCCTGTTGGGAACTGGGCAACCACTCTCACTTATTCAGGGATTATACCTAGTCATAAAATCATTGCATCTATGGCAGTTCAAGGGCAGCTTGCTACTGTGGATAATCTTCAAAGAAGAGGTTTCTCCCTTGCTAATAGATGCTGTCTGTGTGAATGCCATGAGGAGGACCATGCTCATCTCTTCTTCTCCTGTCCTTTTTCTACTCATCTTTGGTCTTCTATCCTTCAGTGGATGCACATAAATAGGCCTGTTTTACCCTTGCATCATGAACTTTCTCATCCGGTATCTCTACCTACTTGGAGAAAGCATTGGTATCTCATTTCCATAGCTGCTGTGGTACATTCTGTATGGACTGAACGGAACCGCAGGATTTTTGCTCAGGAGAAGCTTTCCCACTCTACTCTGCTCAACAAGCTTAAGTTCCAGATAGCTGTTCGTATGCATATGCGCCATTCTGAGCTTTTTATGGATAGTGTTCAAGCTGTTTAG